Part of the Musa acuminata AAA Group cultivar baxijiao chromosome BXJ2-7, Cavendish_Baxijiao_AAA, whole genome shotgun sequence genome is shown below.
ctcgaggaccaaaaggtctttgtagctaagagagcagtgttccttgagaaggaacacattcttgacggagacagtgggagaatgatagaattgagcgaggttggagaaccaagctcaagcaccactctatagcccgagtctgttcaggtatctaatacacaagtttcaactttacgcaggtctgatagagtatcccatcctcctgagagatatgtgggacatattagagcagaggatgtagaggatattgatcctcagacctacgaggaggctattatgagtatagactccgggaagtggaaagaagccatgaattctgagatggattctatgtactccaataaggtttggaacctagttgatgcacccgaaggtattgtacccatcggttgcaagtggatctttaagaaaaagatcggagtagatggaaaggtagagacctataaagcaaggctagtggctaaggggtatcgtcaaaggcaaggtgttgactacgacgaaactttctcacccgtagcaatgctaaaatccatcagaattctattggctattgcagcacactatgattatgagatctggcagatggatgtgaaaaccgcattcctcaacgggaacctggaggaggaggtgtatatgatgcaacctgagggattcgtgtccaagaactgcccagataaggtgtgtaggttgcttagatccatttatggactaaagcaagcttcccgaagttggaacataagatttgatgaggcaatcagatcttatgacttcgttaagaacgaagatgagccttgtgtatacagaaaggtaagtgggagcgctattagctttttggtgttatatgtggatgacatcctcatcattgggaatgacataggaatgctatccacaataaaggcttggttatctagacacttctccatgaaggacttaggagaagcatcttatatcttggggattagaatctatagagatagatccaaaaggatgcttggcttgtcccagtccaggtacatagaaactattgtcaaaaggtttggcatggaaaattccaaaagaggtctcataccgatgagacatgggatatcgctttctacgagtatgtccccaaagactccagaagaaagggcgaacatggatatgataccttatgcctcagcaatagggtctatcatgtatgccatgctatgtactaggcctgctgatatagcgcatgctctgagtgtcacgagcaggtatcaggcggatccaggcttggagcactggaaagcagtaaagtgtatccttaagtacttgagaaggactaaggatcttttactagtatatggaggtaatagccttaaggttgaaggctacactgactcaagttttcagtctgatgtcgatgatagcaagtcgaattcagggtatgtgtacaccttgaatggaggagcagtgtgctggaagagttccaagcaagataccactgctgactcgaccacagaggcggagtacattgctgcatcagatgcagcaaaggagggagtctggttgaagaagttcatcacagatttgggagtcgtgccggatagtgaggagccgatttccctatattgcgacaacaacggggcaattgctcaagcgaaggaacctaggtctcatcagaaatctaagcatgttctgaggaggttccaccttatcagagagatcgtgacccgaggagatgtagcagtggaaagagttccatccgaagataacattgcagatccactaacaaagccattgtctcagattgtctttgagcgtcacaggggtctgatggggatcagacacataggtgattggctttaggtcaagtgggagattgctagtcataggtgcccaacaagccaatcacgtgagtgatggcacgtgtgacttgataaagaatctttttgcttattatatttttggcgtatatcactttataactattgcataaatgcatatgtattgtgatgtccttggatttgtgcaatgggaatcggatcgtgatgagatcacgataatgagatcgattcacctttaaacacatatcctaaataatcccggtcataggttactcgagagggacatcgtgataaccggatagactggtgtgctgtatacccgtccatatgatggatgcagctggtctcatagctgctcgtgtagggacactagggatacagtacaggtgctcattggagaatgagttcactgattgatccgcttacggaatgctggatggttgatgatgccttattgtcagacaacgattccgtagtcctagtggtgtatctggttcttagacttgagacaccaaggatgtcctgtatgagtgctccactctttgataccagacttataggtttggctgttcccagatctagtacagctggtcattgggagtggtagtcgaccttacgagggctattgagtgtcgatagaggatcatccactctcggtatcatgagaggaatatcccatgtgttcttgctcagacaaatccctggccagggtcattcgggttgagagagaaagagttctccgggagaatccgattagagcgagactcaagtagaaaccgtatgggtctgacagcaccatgctcgatatacggtctctgggatattagatggatgaaggactataggtacatggtaactgaggacagacaggtccaatggattggattcccctgtatcgtctggggactacggcgtagtggcctagtacttccgtagtcgatgagtcgagtgaattattacagagataataattcacttagttagaaggagttctgacaggtatgactcacggccagctcgatattgggcctagagggtcacacacatatggtaggcattgcgatgagtagaggttcggatatgagatatccgacggagcccttgtcttattggatgcagatccaatacccactagggaaaggacccattagggttttgacacgggatctctataaataggagggattcacagcctcataggctagagtctttgcttgcccttcctattctcctctccctctccacctcagagtaggcctggagttttgaggagcgtcgtcgcaaccctgctgtgtggatcaccgctagagaggaggacgcttgacctccttcaccctctcctgaggatctgcaaggaaacagggatatacgatctccctaggtaacacaatctctatacgcagttttgtgttttgcggattttgcgcaccaatcttcgcacgacgacgaacatctttttgggaatcggggatttttgttttcttgttcttccgctgcgcatatgatgtcgcccccccatgatttcccaacacaaaaaTCAATGAGTCACTtggggggacttgatcatacaaatgTATGATCAAAGCGATTAGAAAGTTAGACTGCTCTAGaactcatattcacttaaggaagTCCAACAAGTTAGAGAATAAGGTTGAGTAAGCAAACATTGCTATTAaggacaaaaaggagaacaaaatcagcATGAGTCCTCCAACAAGATAGCGGAAGCCACGTATGAGAgctttaatatatttttctatcGACCAAAGGGAACTGCTCGAAGGATATAAATGTGTTAAAATAAGTGTccaaaaggggtgaggaagcgacgagtCTAGAGAGACTTAGTTACCAAAAACTAAGGATTAATTAGAATGAAGGAAGACTTAGAGGAGTACCAGAGTGCCATAAATATGAACCTATCGATTGCAAAGAAAAGAGATGCAAATACGAGACAACAAATAGTAGGGCCATGATTATAGTAGTGTCATGGTGCCACAAAGGCGAGACTTTCaggagtcatcgatcccttgctctcatgaagggagagtACATGGTTGTGAAAAGGAGTCGAGAAGGTAGAGAATACAAAGGTAAACCTTAAGTACTAAAATAAAGCTAAAGGGTAAAGGCCAGAGAACTTTGAAAGACTAGTGCTAACGAACTTCTCATCAAAATAACCGAAAATGAGAGATTTCAGGTCATGTAAGAGTGCCCGACCAAAGAACAAAACTAGCGTGTTGTACCTTTTCTACTCAAAGTTATGAGACAAAAATGATGGAGGAAACGATATAATCCCTAGAGGTGActaaaactattaaagacttactcTAAGTGAgggcaaaattttattttatttttagtaaaacttcttagatttcaaAGGTTTGATGGTAATGAGGAGATAAATTATAGCACCTAACTCAATATAAGAAGTACAAACACTTTAAGTTCTTCAAAAATATGAGCAAAAAGGGCAAAATCAattacctttgtcttctcaactcttaagagaatgagcaaAACCGAATACCATAGTTCTCTTGTTTATCTAGCAAAGGAGCTTTGTACATATTCAAAGACCATTCAAATAAATTAAGTATAAgacaataattgtcaaatcctTACTAATGGTGATCGATTATattaagagtagattatccgcttcatttttcAATATAATGTTAATCGAAAGCGAGAGTAATGCGAATATACTTGGaggtgacaactaagtaaaagatgaatcgatggacaaattttatgaAGGAAAGACCTCAAAAACTTCAAAGTCGATGAGGCGATGCACGTTAAAGCTCTAATAAACATCCAACCAATTTAAGCAGCACGTGACATTTTAGAGACCAGTGCATAATAAGGAATGTCATTTTCTTCATATGAAAGAATTGTAAGAACTAACAAAGATCAACACGACTTAAtcaaccccacaccaaagtcaggGTTATTGGTGAGTTAAAGCAGCATGacagatcaaagttcgactactcaataacAGAGGTGGAGAGCAGCTAAGAGCTAGGAGGTGTGTTGcaattggagcaaaagattgaaaaaTAAACAAAGGCAAGGATATACAGCATCTGTAAAGGCTTCGATAAGAACATTAATGGAATTAACAGGAGAGAATGTCACAAACAAAGCTATAAATATGATGTTCAATGTAATGCTCGtgtatgtctatgtcttttgattttgttcatactttgtacaATATGTAAAGGGCTTGCATTAAGCTGTGTAATCCTATTTGATTGGCTTTTGTAGTCATTTCAGGCTTGTAAATATTGATTGTGCAATCGTTGCGTAGAAACAAGACTACCTAGAAATAAGCCATCTAGACAATCATTTTGAGATTTTTTAGCTTCATAGAATAATGCAGAGTGTTAACCAATATTATACCCGAAAGCTACCCGAGTGGCACATGACAAGATAAGTCTTTAAGATAGTGATATCGAGTTGGTTCGCTATCTTATTTCGTAGCAGAATCATATAAGTACTTGTGAAAActtattttatcataatgaatCACATTGAATCCTTTATCGCACGACCATTCAAAACTTGTGAAGTCTATTAAGATAACTATTTatgatatctcgatttaaattcttCTTCTAACTCATATTCTCTTTTGCATATTCTTAAAGGACTATAAGAGATTTTGAAGAGATCAACCACGAACAATTAAGGCTATCATATAACTTAAACAAAACCAACTAAATCCATACGGTTGGCAAcaccattgaaaaaaaaaaaaatttccgaaAGAGAAACATACAACATATGATTTCAAGATACTGGCAATCCTTTATTGGACttaatgagaagataaaatatACGGTTACTTGCGGCCTGAAATTGCAATCTACGGTGCAGAAGCAAAGCTTAATACTACAATTACAACTCCATTACCGAAGGTTAACGACATTGAGCAAGCTACAATTACAACTCCATTACTGAAGGCTCCGTTCAGCCGGCCATTCGCCATTCAAAAATTTACAAGCAAAGATGAAGATGGTGGACACGCCGATCACGAGTGTGCCTCAACGGATCTTGAAAGTGGAGGAAGCCCAAAAGAGACACAGAGACATCTGGGTATTGCAGCTCAACATTTGCACCATGTAATCACTGCAGTCGATGGTGGCGAGTTACAGGCTACCACTTGTAGGCAAAGCCCACCAGTAGGGACCCTTATGATGTGCCCGTCGTCTTTCAAAAGAGAGGTTCATGAAACCTAAAAAATTGCACAGTAAGATATGTTAACAATTCATGTTAGACCTAAAAAACCAAAATGTAAGAGCAAGTCATAGTATCATACTTGAAACTCTCATTTAGCTTCTATTTATATTTACCATGTTAGATATTAAAATCACAGCCAGATGCCCATTGAATgtcaacaaagaaaaagaaaaagatcaacTAGATTATAGGTGATGCATGAAACAAAGCAACGGCTGGTAACTATTGACCTCTCATGGGTTTGACCAATACTTCAATATCTATAAAATACCATATACCATAAAGAACTGACAAATAGATAGTTTACCTACAGATCCAAAATCGTCCGTCGAAGAAAAAGGCGCAAACAAATACACTAATTGATGGCCTCTGATTAATTATGAGTTGGCCTATGTATTATCAAACATACTTTCCGTGATTGTAGCATGTATACTTATACGCAGCAAAAACAGAGGAGCATTAAAAGCACCATGTCTTTGTATTGGCTGTAACTTGCAAGCAAGTTTAGGTTCCCCTTAAAACTGTATGGCCACATTATAACCCTCACTAcgactaatttaaaaaaaaacatatatatatatatatatatatatatatatatatatatatatgcagctTCAAGTTTGAGAGCTCTTCTCATAGCGTATCGGATAATTGATTCATTAACTTGATAGAGGATTGAATCACATGGTCCAAAATGGTGTCTAAAACCCAAACCGATGCATACCTCAGAATAGCTCTTAATTACCATTATAAAATATCATGTAACTTCAATTTGGAGAGCTACTGTCATGAAGCATAACTGACTCATTAACTTGATATAAGGCTAAATCATGCGATCTGAAATGCTTCAATTCAAAGGCTAAACTAACATAAAGCTCATAATTATCCTAGTATGGCATATGAGGCAAAGTTTGATGGTGGTTTCACAAATGCCTCCAACCTCATACATGATTAGCTTTTCCCTAATAGAGTCCCTCATTATGCATAATAGATCCTAAATGTTTAAACTCAAATTAAGAGTAGTAAATTCTTGTAGTTCTATATATCCTCCACTTTCAATATGGATGGTGTTGCAGCTACATTACTCGAACAAGATTTGATTTTTACCTATTGAAGACCATGTTTGGAGTAGTTTTTCCAGGCTCAGAAGGAATTCATCTCAAGACAGTAAGTCCTTCTCTTCATGAGTGTGCTGGTCGCAGACTTGTATGGCTCTTCAAAGGCATCTGAAACCCAGCAATTGTCCGAGGACCCAATGGATCCACTGAAACCAGCCTCACTCATCTGCTCCTCACTTGGTCTGATAGCCAACAGCGTCGCACCCCTCAGCACCATTCCATTGGGCAGTTCCAACTGGTCAGCATACCATAGACGCATGCTTAGTGCTGGCAGAAGTGTTCGTTGCGAGCTCCTCGAAGCCATCCATGGCTTCATCTTTAATTCCTGCAGCTGCCGCCGGTCCATGGTCAGCAACCCCTGCCCATCCGCATCTATCAGATCTAAGCTCTCTAACGTCTCATGGTCTGCCACGATAGGATGGAGAAGGTAATGCCGCGCTGAAGCAGCAATCAGCGAGCTGATAGTCCACACTACTCTGCGCTTCAAGCTTCCGTCGTTGTAGAATGACTCCGGGATGCTCCGGCAATCATCACCACCACAAACGTTTGAGGAATTGGGGGGAACTGAAGATGATAAGGCAACGGAGGAGGCGCCAAGGATGACACAGCTTTCGAGGGTGGACCCGAAGTCGGCCCTCCACTTCAACAGGACGCCGTCGTCGACGCCGAGCTCGCTGTCGGGAAGCTCGATGCGGAGGCGCCGGATTTCCTTGAAATTCTTTAAGACCTCCGCTGGGGAATGGTGGGAGACATCGGACGATGGTGTTGAGGATGAAGAGGACGGTGACGCGGACTTCCTGGCCGCAGCGGAGACGGCATCAGCTGTCGCCaaggaggatgaggaagaggagaaCAATTGACCGAGGGCGTGGAGGGGCTTGACGAGGCCGCCTAGGACGACGCGGGCGAGGTGGAAGAAGACGCCGCGGGGCTTGTCGGACCCGGCAGCAGCGGAGTCCGCCTCGGTGTCGGGGAAGAGGGAGGGCTCGTCGGAGACGACGCAGTCGACGCGGACGACGATGTCGTCAACGAGGCGGACGAGGGCGTGGAAGCGGCGGGACACGATACAGCACCGCCCCAAGGCCTTGATGTCGCCTACCCGGTTGAATACCACAAGAAGCACCGAGTCCGGCAGCCGGTCGAAGTGGTCAatcccctcctccgccgccgccggatCCCAGCGGCGTGGTCGCAATCCGTCCAGATCGGCCGCGGCTAGGCCGCCGGAGGACATCGGATCGGAGAATTCAACTAGTGGGGTGGAAAAGCAGAGGTGACGGGATCGGAGAGAAACCCAAACCCAAACCCTAACCGTAGGTTTTCCGGGAGCACGACTTTTAAAGGGTGTGATGAGGAAGGAGGAAAGGTTTTGGCGTCGGCTGTTTCTTACAATTTTTTTAACGTATAATTCTATTtaacaaataaaaggaaaaaaaaaacatacttccaaataaattttcctttgcattgagaaaaatatttaaatataattaatcgcCTCCTTTCCTTTCTCACTctctaattaaattattattagagTTTAAGGATATCAATATAGTTGATAAATACTTTGATAAACCATTCTAAAATTCTCGATTTGTATCTAATTTTCATCACTTATATTTTTCTAAACAATTATTATTGTATATACACGCTGATTAActacttaaatattttattatcactttatatttgattttaatttactaatttattttgatatttatgtgAACGTCCATATAATTTTATGAATGAGAAAGTTTGATGGAACACATTTGGTCGTCCAACGAATGCATTTATTCAATCACATTATATGTTGGAGATGAGTTATAGATTAAAATGAATGATAATCTATTCAAACATCAGAAAAGCCTTCTTTTTTCACTCAGTAAttaatttcatctgaaatatgtatatatatttatattgatgatgagATTACAAACCCTAATTTGATATGATTTCCACATGACAGAGATAGTATTTAAGACAGAAATTGAAGCTTTTCCTAGCCATTTAATCTTTTGGAATCACCTAATCAAGCTTATCAACGAATTGTTAGAAATAAGAGTATATAATATGATTTATCATTAAAACAATTGGAAAGCTACTTATTAAAACTATTTGCCAAGAACAAAAAAATTGGTTGTATAGACAAAAGATTAGGGCAAGGATAAGTTTGAAGTCACCATCCAGTTGTGTTCAATCAAAAATTTCACAGGAATAAAATTAgaaatttttcctttttttttcttctagttCTCAATTATCAAAACTTGGAAAGCTACCTTATAAAGCACTAGTGTCTCTATGTGGAACATGCATcgcatcaaatatcaacatgtagggTCTATTTGTCAGCCACAATGTGTGCAAGTTAATGTTGTATCAAAAAGTTTCCAAGATTGGTTCCTTGGTTGGCTAAGTGTCAGGATAGGGATCAGATAGCTACATTTCACATTTGATTCTAATGACATGGACTTTTGTGTTGAGACAATCAACAAGACACCAAGAGATGGATGTTCTTGTAATCATGTGCAATAATAGTTTGTCATTCATTATAATGGATAATTATGGCCTGTATTATAAAAGCACTTACCACACATTGTTTGATAACTTTGAGATAATGCTTGTAAAAAGATTTATCAGTAAGCGGAAACAATTCAAACATTGAGATCAGAATTAGGCCATGCACTTTAGCAGACCAGAAAAAAAACTACTACATCTACCAACTTCATAAGGACTAATTTTCTAATTCAATTGACCCTTCAAACTAGTAAATAGCAAGTACTGACGAAAAGTGTTCTTAACCATCTGAAATGAGAAAGTTCGTATGTGCCAAACCTGGGAGAATTTACTTACATCTGGTGTTGGATAATCCTGCTCTGTTCTTGTACTCTACAATGCAGAATATTTTCTGAAGTGTTTTTTATTCCTCCTTATAGGTACTTTCTCTTGCATTGATTCATCTGCTCAATGTTATGGAACAGAAAGATTGATTGGTACAGATATGTTTTCATTTGCacaaaaaggaagcaaaaaagatAGATTGATTAGTACAGACATGTTTTCATTTacacaaaaagaaacaaaaaagtttCTAATGTACACTGGATGAAAAATTAAGTCAACTAAGAGAGTTTAAGATTTATGATCATATGCAGCCAAATATCTTTGGTTCTAATGATTGCCATGTCCCATGCATGTGGCATATGTTCAATGTTTCCTGACTAATCATTCATTGTACAGAACTCTTCAGCCAAGACAGCACTAACAAAGTGTTCTTGCTGACAAGGGACAAGGACCTTGGATGAGTACTGATGACAAGGATGGATCAACAAATTCCATTGATTGGGGAGCACCTGTTCTTTTATCATGCCCAACATCAGtttaaaaggaagaaaaatcagTTAAAATGCTTGAAAGGCAGCCAAGGATCATGGAATGATTGGATTAAAAATGTATGCAGCCTTATTCTGCATATGGAGATATGTCTCATGCAACAAGATCAATGCCGTCAAAGTTTCTATCACAGCAATCATATCTCAGCATCATGATCCATGCAGCCTCACCTTGATCATTATAATGTTTAAGAGGAAATGGTAAAGGAATCATACTTTTTAAGCTAGTGTTTATTGATAAGAATCTGGAGAATCAACCTTAAAAATGCAAGTTTTGCTTAGAAAATAAAAGGACGGAGTGAGAAGACTTCCTTACATGTTCTCCATCAAGAAGAAAAGCTCTGAGACTGTATGCCTGTACTGGGAGAACACATCAAGAATCATACGAGATGAGGAATGCAACCAAAGAATGCTATCACTGGCAAATGTAATCAAATCCTTCCAAGAGTTCTTCCTCAATGCAAAATTTGTATCTCCCACATCATGCTTCAGTTTTACTTAAAAAGGATCCCCATATCATGTTGAAAAATTAGACAACGTAATAAAATAAATCTCTACCTGATACCTAGTTACCAATTTGCTACTAAACCTGgaagcatataaaatatttctcatATGATTGAGACAACATAAGAAGTTACCATGACTTAAGTACTGCACAATAGATCAAACTTCATATTTAAAAATGGTCTTCTAATTAGCACTCATCTAACAGATATTTTCATCTACAAACTGTTGCGAAGTCAATGGTATGTAGAATGAAGTCTAAATACATGAAATTTGCCATAACTTACTGGCTAAATATTATTCACATACATTTTCTAAGAAAAAGATATCAAATTGTCATTCTCTGAATCTAAAAGTACAATAAGTGATTCCTAGAAAGGGAGAAAAGGAGACTATAAATGATATAAATCACAAGGTGTCACGATTGTGTAACGTTATAAAAGGAGATCACTTAGCATCACCAAAAGCTCTTATGTACAATACCCAACCTAATATGAGAATAAACACACAATGTATCTATAATACCCAACCCAATATGAGAATAAACACACAAT
Proteins encoded:
- the LOC135583347 gene encoding F-box protein At5g46170-like, whose amino-acid sequence is MSSGGLAAADLDGLRPRRWDPAAAEEGIDHFDRLPDSVLLVVFNRVGDIKALGRCCIVSRRFHALVRLVDDIVVRVDCVVSDEPSLFPDTEADSAAAGSDKPRGVFFHLARVVLGGLVKPLHALGQLFSSSSSSLATADAVSAAARKSASPSSSSSTPSSDVSHHSPAEVLKNFKEIRRLRIELPDSELGVDDGVLLKWRADFGSTLESCVILGASSVALSSSVPPNSSNVCGGDDCRSIPESFYNDGSLKRRVVWTISSLIAASARHYLLHPIVADHETLESLDLIDADGQGLLTMDRRQLQELKMKPWMASRSSQRTLLPALSMRLWYADQLELPNGMVLRGATLLAIRPSEEQMSEAGFSGSIGSSDNCWVSDAFEEPYKSATSTLMKRRTYCLEMNSF